Sequence from the Notamacropus eugenii isolate mMacEug1 chromosome 6, mMacEug1.pri_v2, whole genome shotgun sequence genome:
atatatggtatgtatatatgtgtgtatatgtatgtatatatatatccaatgtgtgtgtgtgtatatatatatcttctataTCTAATATCTAattgaatatatacacacatacatatatacatgtgtacatatatatatacatatgtacatctatatatgtTGGTATATCCAGTTCAGAAGGAGAATGATAGAGAGGGCTATTTCACATAATATAgcatcaaaaaataaaaggaccaATTGTCAGGGGGATGGATGGGGACATGAAGGCATGGGAAAGAGGGAATATGCCAAAGGCTGAACCAGTGATTGTATAATACAGGAAATTATCTTTCCCCTGGATTCACTCTCTCATATCCCACCCTAGGGATTCTCATATTCTCATTGTTGGGAAGGTCTTCCTAATATCTAACCTCAATCTCTCCTGCTACCAATTCACCCATAGCTGAGCACCAAgtaagaggaaactgaaatggggtgggggggctgacaagggagaggagggacagaACAGGAAGGAAGTATCAGAATAAGaacaaaacacagaaataaaacaCCTGGATGGACAGTTTCTGAGGCTCCTCTTTGTACAGACCTAGGAACTAACTTTAGAGCGAGAGAAATTCCTCTTGAGAAATTAGGTAAGAGAAGCTGGGGGGCGGGGGGCAGGACAGGAGCAGGAATGTCGGGGCCTAAGTACAGGTGATTGCCTTAGGGGGTGGTACGGGAGCCACAGCCCTTTCCTGTGCCCAGAGCTCTGCCATGACATCCTGGAGGGGCTCTACCTTCTGAATGGAGTGGCTTTTGATCTCGAGTTGCAGCGGAGTGATCTGGATGGGGGATGGCCTATGTTCTCAGAGTAAGTGACCTTCcaacagagaaggaagggatgaacTCTCTCACTTACCAGTCCCCCTGGCCCtgttccctgccccctcccccatacacacacacactctagtCACTTATGTCTTTTTTCCCTGTTCCCCTAAGTTCCCATTATCTCCTCCTTGGTCCACCCCCAAAGATGAccagaagaggagggagatgttACAGATGTGGGCCAAATGCAAAGCTAGAGGGAGAGACGAGATGTTCCTCTGCCTCAATTCTTTCAGGTCAAGATGCCAGGATTTCTGCATAACCCAGGAAAAGTTAAGGACAAAACAGACTGAAGAGGAGGAGGTACTGGCTTTTGTCCCTGCCTTAGCATGTTCTTTGTCCCTTCTCAGTTGTGTCCACTAGATGGAGCAGGAAGTAAGCTGGAAATTCCAGGAGAGAAGACATGGTGGCACAGACGGGCAAAGGAGTGAACACGGAAAGCAAGGGGccaggatgagaaagaggagggaaggttTACTCAGGAGTGATGGAGATATTaggagatagagaagaaagggagTCCTGAGGTCCTGAGAAGTGTAACTGAAGTCTTTCTGGGAAGAGagaacataggatcatagttaataagcatttattgaggcactatactaagcaccatagatacaaataaaagcaaaaagtagGCCCCGCTCTCAAGATACTCACAGTCTACTAGGCATGCAAAAAACTATGTATGAAGAAGCTATACAGACATGAGACATTGGGAAAAATCAGTAGAGAAGACACTCAAATTAAGgagaggaaagacttcttgtagaaggtaggattttaactaggattttaaggaagccagggaagtcagaaagtagagaaatagagagaatatTCCAAATATGGGgaatagccaatgaaaatgcccagatttGAGGAACGGAGTATTTTATCCAAGGGATAGCAAGGAGgacaatgtcactggatcaaagagtactgAGGTGGTAGGAAAGGTTGGAGGGTATAAGAATATTGGAAAAGTGGGGGAGGCCAGGCTATGAAGAGCTTTTGAAagtcaaagaattttatatttgatcctggaggtgatagggagccaaaAGAATTGATTGAGTAGGGGGTGATAATGGTCAGGCCTGTGCTTTTGGAAGATCACTTGGACAGTTGAGTGGAGAGTGGACTGAggtagggagagatttgaggtaaGAAATGGTAATAGTCCAGGAGTCAGACCTGCTTTAGGCACCatcaaaagaaaaagggggaagtaTGAAAAAGGTATTACAAAAGTAAAATCAAGagactttggcaacagattggatatgagaagTAGGAAAGGGTGAGAAGTGGAGACTGATACCTAGTTTGGGGGTCTGGGTGCCTGGGAGGAAgatggtaccctcaacagtaatagggaatttAGGAAGATGGGAGCTTTAGGAGATGGGTTGGAAACAGTGAGTTCAGGCATaggaagctgaaagggatctAATCAAACTTTCTCAgttcacagaagaggaaagtgaagtcGAGACAACTCACataattgctcagggtcacttgAGTAATAAGTGTGGGCTTCATACTatggttctctgactccaaatccagagcacTTTCCACTAGGCCAAGTTTTCTTTGAAGAGATAGCCAAAGGAATGGAGAGGGCGTCAAGCACAAGGTATTCAGGAGgagattaaagaaggaaaaagatggtGGAGGCAGAGCAATAGGGAAGTAAAGTCCTGGGGAAATCCACCCAGAGCTGACTAAAGGTGTCAGTCTAGAGATAAAAATCACTTGTTTGGGGGCTTCCCCTTAGATCCTTGTCACACATCTGACAAGCAAAGGAGTCCAGTCCAAGAAGCCATCAACCCTCTTTGCTGGATCTGACCTCCAACCCCAAGGAGATGACCCCAAGGGGGCCTGCTTGGTGAGAACTAATAGTGCTGAGGTCCAAGAATACctgatagaaaagaagaaaaaagagtctAAGAGCATCATAAGTCAAGGGTCACTTGAGTGTTCCAAAGGATTAGAAGTGCTCCCACATCTAAATTCCCTGATTGGGGAAACTAGGAAGATGTCCCAAGGACAGAACCCCAGCCTTcataaaaagaaacaaggaagtctCCCAGGAATCAGAATACCTGGGTCCCCTCAGGTTAGTCAAGAGCCAGATCAAGAAAAGATTcatcagagaaaggaagaaaaagtatggCTTCCAGGAGAAGGGCTCACTGAACCAATGTGTACATCTTCAAAGACTCAAACATGGGTAGATCTCAGGCTTGTGGAACAGCAAGAGGGAGAAATGGTGTCTCTAAAGGCAAGGCAGGTTAAGAAGGAACTATCCATCAGGACTGAAGACAGAGGTGACCAGATAGAACTGGGGGGACAGAAAATGCCAAAAGATCCCcgaagaggaaggagagaccaGAAATCTGCTCCAAAACACTTGCCAAATACCTTGGGGGAGAGGCTTGAGGAAAAAGAGTCAGGACCCAGAAGGGAACATGAGATTAGTGGAGTCCCAGGGGAGTTCAACATCCTTCAAGGCCTGGGAACAGGGGAAAGGCACAAAGATAATCAGGCTCAAAGACAGATACCTAATGAAGCAGGAGaagaacaggagagagagaaCGCGAGAGATACTGAAGATGTAATCAAGGTAAGAGAAGGTGATTTCATCTAAATGTCTGCCTCTCACCCAAACCAATGGGACTTTTTTCAGTACTCCCTGCTTTcaccattctctttctctccttttgtctccatgtctctgtctccatttctctgtttctctgtctttatgaCTGTCTCATTCTTCCTGATTTCTAAGTCTCTGAGTTCCTGCCCTTTGCTTCATTCCATCCTATCAGATGTGAAAATAGACAACTTTTTGTGGGTTTCAAGACTTATCAAACCCCCATTCAGCCTTTTCTTCTCTAGACTAAATCATTTCATTGCCTTGatcttaacaatttttcttccCGCAATTTAGAAAGTCTCCCCTCTAGGTTCACAGAGTGTATCTAGGGCAGAACCAAAAGTAGAACTCAGGTATTTTGTGCCAAAGTCCTATCCCTAGACGTGATGTCCTGTCACAGGGATGACCCAGTAGCCTGGAATAACTGAATATCTAGCTGATGATGATTGCCTGGAACAGCTCAGCCAACAATAGGTGGTGTCTCTTTCCCACTTACTAGTTCCTCCATGCTtggtcttccccttccctctcccacacCTTTTCCCCAAGCCATCCTTGCGTTCATGGGCATTTGATGTCCTCATCTCACAGAACCTCAAAGAATGTCTGCAGAAAGCTGAGGAACAGTCCCAGAAGAAGGAGAAGCTACtaatgaccctggaggagaaaatgagaaagctggAAGAACAGTTGTTCAGGTAATTTGAAAGAGTAGCTAAAGTGAGTGAGGTACATCTCCAGTGAATTATCTTCCCAAGAACATATTCATAAAACCAGCACCATTCTCTACTCATCTCAacatctcttcccttttccacacACTCTgggacatctctctctctctctctctctctctctctctctctctctctctctccttttcctttttcttcttctctcctctctctccactcttttcttccctctatttctctctctctccctccttttccctctctctatttctttcactCCCTCCCATTCCTCTAACTCTGTCTCCCTCCCAGTGTTTCTCTCAATCCTCTTCCACCCCTTCCACCTCTGTGTCCCTGTctggctctctctccctccttttatcTCCAGACACCATCAGCCTTGCCTCACCCCATGTCTGCAGGGTTCTAGTGGAAGTCAGACAATCAGCCAGCTGTGATTTAGGCTGAGTCaatttgtcagtcagtcaacatacTTCTATGAAGAGTCTACTTAAAAGTGGTGAGAAATCTCAATGAGTCTAACACATCACacttttaagtttgttttttttttttttttatttttaagtatcatCAGCTAGACATACAGCTGACCTCTGCCACTTTGTCAGAAGTGGAGAAGACTGATGATTCATGCTGGGGAGGGAAGCCTTTCACCTAATCACAGAATCacacaatgtcagagctgaaaaagactttaaaagatttttttaatcctATTGCCACCTCCTCATTTGATGGGTAAGGAAACAGAtctgagggaggaagggagttgcccaaagttacacagaagGTAACTAGGAGGTCGGGCACTCAAACTTACCCTTCTTAATGCCAAGTTTTTGCGAAGGCTTTTAAACAATACTGACCCAATCAGAAAATTCTCCATGGCTGAAAATGGTCTAATAGCCATAATGAAAGATTCCTCTTGCCAGGGACTGGTACCAAAAGGTTTACTCTACTCTAAAAGGAACCATGGTATTGTTGGAAGAGTCCTGAACCTAGAGCTAGGAGAGTTATAATCTTCAAaaacttgctagctatgtgactttagacaagtcatttagttCTTCTGaacctcattctcctcatctgtaaaatggggatatgagAATAAAAACAtccatttttatatatatatatataatgtgtatatatgtatatatatcttcatatatacatatgtttatatgcatatatgtatatatacacatatatatgtatataattctcaAAGCCAGAAGGCATTACAACCcttgtgactcagtgcctaattagaaattagcgaaaggtgtgaaagccttcctacatgtaagcctcccctaagcaagcttcccttaatgggctccatgtgaagcctattaatgggtggcaaaagatcttaaatcccattaGCATTACACCTAGCTACATGAGCACCTTGAGATCTGTAGACATTTCTTGGAGTGCCCATACTCTGGCTACAGAAGGCTATCCCTCAAGTGTGTTCCAAATAACACAAGTGACCCTTATATCAGTAAAtagtcattttctgttttctatgaTATGATCAATTTCGCTTTTTGCTGTATAATTTCATTCCTGTTATATCTAGTATCTTTCAAatctcttcttgaagaaagtattaaTGATACATAGGTCAGAGTCTTCTGAGTAGTCTACAGACTTTCAGCCTCTTTAATTTAATTCCAAaacatattttctaaaatatttttcatcatcatcCCCCATATCCATCTTCATAATTATATCACTAAgtctcattgcatataatgttttggttttggaGGAAAAATTTCTCTTTCCCATCCTCTGCAGCAAAAGTTGGCACATAGGCTCAGTTATCTTCACAATGATCTTGTACTTTTGCTCTTCATAAGTAATGTAAGATGAAATAACCAAATGTCCTGTAAAATTGTGTTTCTTGTTGCCCTTGGGTACATGATGAAACCAACTCTATGCTCTTTCATTTGCATCTCCAAGGAGAACCAATGATGCATCCTTCCACTTAGTCACAATTTCCTTATGTCTTCTGGTTccatttataccaagaatgccaGTACTGATCTGATTCAGTTCATGGTAGAATCTCATATTTGGAATGTCAGTAGTTAAGGCAATATCTATCGACAGCCTAGAATCTGTAATTCCTAGTACCCTCTGATCTCtgcagaagggaaaagggggacaggatgggaggggaggggatgggagggtCACACAAGACTGAAGGTCATCTTGTATTTTTCTTCACTTGGTTACCATAGCCAAATAATTCGTCATCTAGTGGCCAAGCTACTAGTGAAGAATGCAATTAAACCATCTAGTAGCTAAAATAAAGTTCAAGATTAATCATAGATCAGAACAGAAGATAATGATAAGAAGGTATGTATCCAAATATGATCATTTCAGTCTGACCTATTCAAAAGAGGTATTGACCCCAAAACAGAAAATggttaaaaagaaagacattaacTCTGATATCACCACATCCTACAGAAGTTTAACTGGCAAAAGGCAATTGCCTCAACACTCAGCCAACAAATACTTGATCTTCTAATACAGTAAAGAGATATGGAAGTTCAGAATAATACAAATATGGCATTTAAATTGCAATATGTTACAGGAAAGGTGACAAAAGTAATATATCACACAAAAAATAAAGGTTGATAGAAGGCGAAAACTAGTCTGGAGAAAACTTGGTGCTAAACCGAAACAGTAGAGATCATCCCAAGAACTGAAATTTTGAAAGCATTAAGAAATcaatttttaagttatttgaaagggaaaaggggTGGAGGAAAGGATACCATcatagaggaaagaggaaaaatggacaGGATTATTACCCAATGCCTAATTTCTCATCCCTATAAGATCTTTatgaaaattatatatgtattgaGGTTagtcaataaaaatatgaaaagagaatagaGAGGCTTTCTCAAATGATTTTCTATGCCAGACCACATCTTCACAGTAGCACAACTGGCTGAACAACAGTAGCGTAGGACTATAAGAGTATAGTGTctattgatttttggtttttaaaaatccttaattAGTATAAAATATAGcctaaaaattaatatattttaagcaCAGAGTCTCTCATGGAGAATCACGGTGATGAAATTTAACAGCCCAAAaattcacacaggaaaaaccatATGTACAAAGAATGCCAATAGTCCAAACAATGATATACAATTGGATGGACAGCCCACTGAGAGAGTCCAATCAATTAATCTAAAAGCACTATAGGTACCTTCTATTTGCTAGACACTACACTGAATACTGGACataaaaagacaagaatgaaacttCTCTGTCTACAAATGGAGGTCCCTGCCCAGAAAGAAATgacattctattgggagagacaGCACATACATAAATAAGTGTGCATAAAATAGATACAGAATAAATTCATGATATATATTTTATGAGGAAGGACACTAGTAGTAGTTGGCAGAGCAGGGAGAAGCAGAGATCAGGAAAGCCTTCGTATGGAAGCTGGTTTGCAATGCTGTGaaggaaaaaagatttaaaacagAAGAGGTGAGAATAGAGGGTGTTCTGGGTATCGAGGAATGTGGCGCAAAGTTACACAGATGGAGTTGGAATGAGTAAGGAaagaaagtttagaagagggatAGGTTTGAGGGGTGAGTTTTCAggtatgttgagtttaagatttgAAATATCCAAAGATCCCTGGACTGAAGATCTGTATGCAAATCCTGACTCTAACGCAAACTAGTGGGTgatcttaggaaaatcatttcactttgccaggtctcagtttcttcatctgttatcTTGGCACAGTTCTCATATGCCAAGAATAAATTCTATCACTGCCTCAAACTCCAAATGTTTCTCCCTATCCAGATGCCAAAAGCAACAGGCCCAACTGAAGGCAGAGCTGGAGCAAAGACAACAGGAGGCTGAGAAGATCGAAGTACAGTACCAGCAGGAACTCAAGGAACAGCACGAGCTGGTCCGAGCCATGAAGAGGCGTATGGTG
This genomic interval carries:
- the RUFY4 gene encoding RUN and FYVE domain-containing protein 4, translated to MEGDRTILRVIQDLQKVISAILWRYGEQQQPVTDASAELHGLCGYLELLLQFDQKDQRRFLGPRKDYWDFLAVALRRNGGDMEAIRFVYALDKLKTTVGRGRAFIRFCLAHRQLADTLQLCLLDSELIRGWYGSHSPFLCPELCHDILEGLYLLNGVAFDLELQRSDLDGGWPMFSESRCQDFCITQEKLRTKQTEEEEILVTHLTSKGVQSKKPSTLFAGSDLQPQGDDPKGACLVRTNSAEVQEYLIEKKKKESKSIISQGSLECSKGLEVLPHLNSLIGETRKMSQGQNPSLHKKKQGSLPGIRIPGSPQVSQEPDQEKIHQRKEEKVWLPGEGLTEPMCTSSKTQTWVDLRLVEQQEGEMVSLKARQVKKELSIRTEDRGDQIELGGQKMPKDPRRGRRDQKSAPKHLPNTLGERLEEKESGPRREHEISGVPGEFNILQGLGTGERHKDNQAQRQIPNEAGEEQERENARDTEDVIKNLKECLQKAEEQSQKKEKLLMTLEEKMRKLEEQLFRCQKQQAQLKAELEQRQQEAEKIEVQYQQELKEQHELVRAMKRRMVELIQEKDSLWQKTEHLSSLAPGLCVVCSKVFGRLSRRYNCSGFWISTDSAEASSVMPVLWIARRKNDAVDLVTRREKSRSTKSRSLTLGLLSFLLYDPWTISPYPFLDNVLIPLLALRLRRKRGREKRVREKEEE